Genomic window (Oncorhynchus masou masou isolate Uvic2021 unplaced genomic scaffold, UVic_Omas_1.1 unplaced_scaffold_1015, whole genome shotgun sequence):
TATTGAGTTTCCTTTTATACCAATGTTTTTTTACAATAGGTCAAAtagtgggtgcttatatttgttctgtttcacacatgtacaagtgtgcaACCTGTGTGTTGTGAAACAggtgttttttgcatatcccatgCTCCCTGAGACAGCTTCGGAGTGTGTGGTCAAGGCCAGGGATCAGCTGTTATTGACGGAGTGTGTGGTCAAGGCCAGGGATCAGCTGTTATTGACGGAGTGTGTGGTCAAGGCCAGGGATCAGCTGTTATTGACGGAGTGTGTGGTCAAGGCCAGGGATCAGCTGTTATTGACGGAGTGTGTGGTCAAGGCCAGGGATCAGCTGTTATTGACGGAGTGTGTGGTCAAGGCCAGGGATCAGCTGTTATTGACGGAGTGTGTGGTCAAGGCCAGGGATCAGCTGTTATTGACGGAGTGTGTGGTCAAGGCCAGGGATCAGCTGTTATTGACGGTGCCCTTggtgcaattagggttaagtgccgtGCTCAAGGACAGATCAGGAAatgtttcacctagttggctcggggatttgaactatcaaccttttggttattggcccaacgctaAAACTGCATTTTGTCGTTTTGATGGTTTTTAGCAGTGATGCTGTTTTATTCAGTAGAGGACATGTACCTGTGTGTAGTGGCCACACATTTTTCCTGGTTTACACGCATTGCTATGGTATGAGTAATCCTTCACTTCTTTGACCCATAAATCCATGGCCCGCATGACGGAGAACGTGGAGGGCGGGTATCCTGCCCAGATGTTCTCTCCCACGGAGGAGAAGACTGGGTGGACCCGTCTGACCTCTTTCAGGTAGATGTTGTGCTGGAAATCACAGTGTCTTGCCCAGGCCCTTGCAGTGATGGCCAAGCCCTCATCCCACgtcttaaagaaaaaaaatacaacCAAATTAGTGAGTGTCTAAGAAATGACGGTATCTGTGACATGAAACTGATTACACGCCTCTATGGATCTGATTGGCTTGTCCTCCTTTCATTCTAACATAGTTTTACAGGCCTCTACAGTGACCATTTTACTTGCCTATGTGGCTACATATTTTGTCTTCGACCTGGAATTTTAATTTAGGTGCACCAGTGCGCCGAAAAAATGTAGGATTCTAGCTTTATTACTTTACCTCAAATGTTTCATTGTGCTCCTACATTTCTTTGTGTGCGCCTACAGTTTTCAATTTAGGCGTTACACGTTCTTGTAAAAAAGGACAGTGTAGAGTAGAGCCCTGTCTTATTCAACTATAGCTTACTCACAAGGCAATGTTTATATGCATTGTTGTTGCTTTAGGAAGCTTAAGCACTATTCACGTATTGTATATTCGTAATTGTCACTTTTCCAACTGCAAAAACAATCCAATTCTGAATAATTTACATGGAACCAGTATTAGCTATATTATGGCATTACTGAGTTTTGACTTGAGAATAGTGTTGCATGCTCTAattttttaaaacctttatttgactaggcaagccagttgagaacaaattcttattttcaatgacggccttggaacagtgtgttaactgcctgttcaggggcagaacgacagatttgtaccttgtcagttccggatactagtccaacgctctaaccactcatTGGCTCACTGCTTACCATGTAGAGCATATTTCTGGCTGGTGGATTCACCGAGGATCGGTTGTCGTTGTGTATCCTCACACAGTCGTCGATGAACTTCTTATCGGTGATGCCAGGAAATGGGTTGTACTCTGAGGACTCGATATTAGGGACAGATGAGCCCAGGAAAATCACAGCCCACAGAAATCCCTGCAGCAGTAGCTGCCCCATGCTTCAGATACAGACGATTGAACCAGGACAGGACATAAACGTCTCACATCACATCTCCTTTCTCGGTAAAGCAGCTTGTGTCACACAGGAACTGAGATGTCTGCATATTTTACTGCTGGATGGTGAGGAGGAAGGAAGTCGATGTGAAATGCTGTGAACTAGTGAGTCTATGTCGTGTAATAAACTGCCAAAAGATTGAGGTAACCTACTGGGCAGAAAATGGTTGAATACAttttgtttccacgtcatttcaaccggAAAGAAATCCATGTGATGTCGTTGAATCAACCTGAAAACGGATAGGATTCGCAAGAAGTCAATATAAGCACAT
Coding sequences:
- the LOC135539283 gene encoding GLIPR1-like protein 1 produces the protein MGQLLLQGFLWAVIFLGSSVPNIESSEYNPFPGITDKKFIDDCVRIHNDNRSSVNPPARNMLYMTWDEGLAITARAWARHCDFQHNIYLKEVRRVHPVFSSVGENIWAGYPPSTFSVMRAMDLWVKEVKDYSYHSNACKPGKMCGHYTQVVWATSYKVGCAIQICPNGVDRTSFSDKEGAIFVCNYAEAGNVVGMLPYQNGLEECSSCEGANNQCQAKLCHNAKRDEQKSYRWTPDWDPTLTTCGPCCMAILAIRPLALLLTFVAAFGVHRLYPSIFFYE